In one Haloplanus salinus genomic region, the following are encoded:
- a CDS encoding SDR family NAD(P)-dependent oxidoreductase, with translation MTRTAVVAGVGPGLGAAVARRFVAEGCRVALLARTEPYLDSLAAELDAEGAALAVPTDLTDADEVAAAFETVREAFGPTDALVYNASGTPWKGLSDIGVDEFDDALATGPRGALLCAKEAAADMCGNGADDGAGTVVFTGATTSIRGKEGALGFSAAKFAIRGMAQSLARELGPEGVHVAHVVLDGSIRPPDVVPADPPTRLDPDDIAAQYWELVTADPATMPFEIHLTNGPGGAVEFV, from the coding sequence ATGACACGAACCGCCGTCGTCGCCGGGGTCGGCCCGGGTCTCGGCGCCGCCGTCGCCCGCCGGTTCGTCGCCGAGGGCTGTCGGGTCGCGCTGCTCGCCCGTACCGAACCGTACCTCGACTCGCTCGCCGCGGAACTGGACGCCGAGGGGGCGGCGCTGGCCGTCCCGACCGACCTCACCGACGCCGACGAGGTGGCGGCCGCGTTCGAAACCGTCCGCGAGGCGTTCGGCCCGACCGACGCCCTCGTCTACAACGCGAGCGGGACGCCCTGGAAGGGGCTGTCCGACATCGGCGTCGACGAGTTCGACGACGCGCTGGCGACCGGGCCACGCGGCGCCCTGCTGTGTGCGAAGGAAGCCGCGGCGGACATGTGCGGCAACGGCGCCGACGACGGGGCCGGCACCGTCGTCTTCACCGGCGCCACTACCTCGATTCGGGGGAAGGAGGGGGCGCTCGGCTTCTCGGCCGCCAAGTTCGCGATTCGAGGGATGGCGCAGTCGCTCGCGCGCGAACTCGGCCCCGAGGGCGTCCACGTCGCCCACGTCGTCCTCGACGGCTCGATCCGGCCGCCGGACGTCGTCCCCGCCGACCCACCGACACGCCTCGACCCCGACGACATCGCGGCGCAGTACTGGGAGTTGGTGACGGCCGATCCCGCGACGATGCCTTTCGAGATCCACCTCACGAACGGTCCGGGCGGCGCCGTCGAGTTCGTTTAG
- a CDS encoding methyltransferase domain-containing protein, with protein MAGAVAPGAEALRDPDASNGDPGGGTTGVRVTRDPTASEGRIEDGGRKTAAAPSFGANARAYPRGTAHRNGRVPNVVVADAADPMVATSADSFPGVVGVAADAERLPLPPEAFDAVTCRIAAHRSPDPEPFRDGASRVRRRGVSALPSGVVAAEYPTTELRLYHASTDTYVDQVVPITDGEPAVHGVAYVATGCPDGIATDGRRFAFTGS; from the coding sequence GTGGCGGGCGCCGTCGCACCCGGCGCCGAAGCGCTCCGGGACCCGGACGCGTCGAACGGGGACCCCGGAGGCGGGACGACCGGCGTTCGTGTGACCCGCGATCCCACGGCGAGTGAGGGTCGTATCGAAGACGGGGGCCGGAAGACGGCCGCCGCTCCCTCGTTCGGCGCGAACGCCCGAGCGTATCCGAGGGGCACCGCTCACAGGAACGGGAGGGTCCCGAACGTCGTCGTCGCGGACGCCGCCGACCCGATGGTTGCCACGAGCGCCGATTCGTTTCCCGGTGTCGTGGGCGTCGCCGCCGACGCGGAGCGACTCCCGTTGCCGCCGGAGGCGTTCGACGCCGTGACGTGTCGAATCGCGGCGCATCGCTCCCCGGACCCGGAACCGTTCCGCGACGGAGCGAGTCGGGTGCGTCGCCGGGGCGTCTCCGCGCTGCCGTCGGGCGTCGTGGCCGCCGAGTACCCGACTACGGAGCTACGTCTGTACCACGCGAGCACGGACACGTACGTCGATCAGGTCGTTCCGATCACCGACGGGGAGCCGGCGGTCCACGGCGTCGCGTACGTCGCGACGGGCTGTCCGGACGGCATCGCGACCGACGGCCGCCGGTTCGCGTTCACGGGCAGCTAA
- a CDS encoding ORC1-type DNA replication protein: MTDDPEEGMLSWDESVFRDEHVFEIDYVPETFDHRETQLESLKYALRPAVRGSRPLNTMVRGPPGTGKTTAVLKLFGELSGQHGVRTVRVNCQLDSTRYAVFSRVFENVFDYEPPSSGISFKKLFGQITDRLVDDDEVLVVALDDVNYLFYENEASDTLYSLLRAHEGSAGVRIGVIVVSSDLSLDIMEELDGRVQSVFRPEEVYFPVYDADELVDILRERVDRGFNDGVIGSPELDRVAELTAESGDLRVGIDLLRRAGLNAEMRASRTISVDDVEAAYDKSRYVHLSRCLRELTESEQALVETIAEHDGEQAGTVYEAFHESTGLGYTRYTEIVNKLDQLGVIEADYADVEGRGRSRSLTLSYDADAVLNRL; this comes from the coding sequence ATGACAGATGACCCCGAGGAGGGGATGCTGTCGTGGGACGAGTCGGTCTTTCGGGACGAGCACGTCTTCGAAATCGACTACGTGCCGGAGACGTTCGACCACCGCGAGACACAGCTGGAGAGCCTGAAATACGCCCTCCGCCCGGCGGTCCGTGGCTCCCGGCCGCTCAACACGATGGTTCGCGGCCCGCCGGGGACGGGCAAGACAACCGCCGTCCTGAAGCTGTTTGGCGAGCTATCGGGCCAACACGGCGTGCGGACGGTCCGGGTGAACTGTCAACTGGATTCGACCCGATATGCCGTCTTCTCCCGCGTCTTCGAGAACGTCTTCGACTACGAGCCCCCCTCCTCGGGGATCTCCTTCAAGAAGCTGTTCGGGCAGATCACGGACCGCCTCGTCGACGACGACGAGGTACTCGTCGTTGCCCTGGACGACGTGAACTACCTCTTTTACGAGAACGAGGCGTCCGACACGCTCTACTCGCTCCTGCGCGCCCACGAGGGATCGGCAGGGGTGCGCATCGGCGTCATCGTCGTCTCCTCGGACCTGAGCCTGGACATCATGGAGGAACTCGACGGGCGGGTTCAGAGCGTCTTCCGGCCGGAGGAGGTGTACTTCCCCGTCTACGACGCCGACGAACTCGTCGATATCCTGAGAGAGCGCGTCGACCGCGGGTTCAACGACGGGGTGATCGGAAGCCCGGAACTCGACCGCGTCGCCGAACTGACCGCCGAGAGCGGCGATCTCCGGGTCGGTATCGACCTGTTGCGACGGGCGGGGCTGAACGCCGAGATGCGCGCGAGTCGGACGATCAGCGTCGACGACGTGGAGGCGGCGTACGACAAATCGAGATACGTCCACCTCTCGCGGTGCCTGCGCGAACTCACGGAGTCGGAGCAGGCGCTGGTAGAGACTATCGCGGAACACGACGGCGAGCAGGCCGGGACGGTGTACGAGGCGTTCCACGAGTCGACGGGTCTCGGCTACACGCGCTACACCGAGATCGTCAACAAACTCGATCAGTTGGGCGTCATCGAGGCCGACTACGCCGACGTGGAAGGCCGGGGACGCTCGCGGTCGCTCACGCTCTCGTACGACGCCGATGCGGTGTTGAATCGGCTGTAG
- a CDS encoding helix-hairpin-helix domain-containing protein — protein MELTAIPGVGEKTAAALADLDDPERALREGDVAALSRAPGISAGRAAAIARAAVRHEHGAEGDFLATDRARDVFESVLSLLQERTVTDYAARRVETFVPTGAESRIAEVRELVERARRREIDGATLDALADVEPLAEPPATRVRDRCLATTDAERYAEASDAIPELSVEVVDDARGLAELARSYATVVALDESFAGVDVAGDVRVRPDALDHPAEVVPERLLAFFAANRGSLLAAARVHETAGMDPPCDLDALRDALDRLDDDGTPVGDDELDRLTTAVDDLDAAVGTAESVANDHLREVIRERDVTIEGTDFLSLVEQGARVDALLSRELADEFDRAVEKARNHLVDSLGLADERDLAERAFGDDPTFPVERDSEAVSRLRTELKAARDRRAARLKTDLAADLGALREPVDDLVRAALERDVELALARFADDFDCTLPEIGGDVTGVAVEGGRSPLLDVAFDDVEPVDYAVSGVTLLSGVNSGGKTSTLDLLALVTILAHMGLPVPADSARVERVSELHYYAKSQGTLDAGAFEATLRDFADLARGTDSRLVLVDELESITEPGASAKIIAGILESLDGQAVTAVFVSHLAGEIRDAAGIDVAVDGIEAVGLVDGELRVNRSPVTNHLARSTPELIVEKLAGEGDAEFYGRLLEKF, from the coding sequence ATGGAGCTTACGGCCATCCCGGGGGTCGGCGAGAAAACGGCGGCGGCGCTCGCCGACCTCGACGATCCGGAGCGTGCGCTCCGGGAGGGCGACGTGGCGGCGCTCTCGCGGGCGCCGGGGATCTCCGCCGGCCGCGCCGCCGCCATCGCCCGCGCGGCCGTCCGCCACGAACACGGCGCCGAGGGCGACTTCCTCGCGACCGACCGCGCTCGCGACGTCTTCGAGTCCGTCCTCTCGCTTCTACAGGAGCGGACGGTCACCGACTACGCCGCCCGGCGGGTGGAGACGTTCGTCCCGACGGGCGCCGAGTCGCGCATCGCGGAGGTGCGCGAACTCGTCGAGCGGGCGCGGCGCCGCGAAATCGACGGGGCGACCCTCGACGCGCTAGCCGACGTGGAACCGCTCGCGGAGCCGCCGGCGACGCGGGTGCGCGACCGCTGTCTCGCCACGACCGACGCGGAGAGGTACGCCGAAGCGTCCGACGCCATCCCCGAACTCTCGGTCGAAGTGGTCGACGACGCCCGTGGACTGGCGGAGCTCGCGCGGTCGTACGCGACGGTGGTCGCCCTCGACGAGTCCTTCGCCGGCGTCGACGTGGCCGGCGACGTGCGGGTGCGCCCGGACGCCCTCGACCACCCCGCCGAGGTGGTGCCCGAACGCCTCCTCGCTTTCTTCGCCGCCAACCGCGGGTCGCTGCTCGCGGCCGCCCGCGTCCACGAGACGGCGGGGATGGACCCGCCCTGTGACCTCGACGCGCTCCGGGACGCCCTCGACCGCCTCGACGACGACGGCACGCCCGTCGGCGACGACGAACTCGACCGCCTGACCACGGCGGTCGACGACTTGGACGCCGCCGTCGGGACGGCCGAATCCGTCGCCAACGATCACCTCCGGGAGGTGATTCGGGAGCGCGACGTGACCATCGAGGGGACGGACTTCCTCTCGCTGGTCGAACAGGGTGCCCGCGTCGACGCCCTGCTCTCGCGGGAACTCGCCGACGAGTTCGACCGCGCCGTCGAGAAGGCCCGAAACCACTTGGTCGACAGCCTCGGTCTCGCCGACGAGCGTGACCTCGCGGAGCGGGCCTTCGGCGACGACCCAACGTTCCCCGTCGAACGCGACTCCGAGGCCGTCTCCCGGCTACGGACCGAGCTGAAGGCCGCCCGTGACCGCCGGGCGGCGCGGCTCAAGACCGATCTGGCGGCCGATCTGGGTGCCCTCCGCGAGCCGGTCGACGACCTGGTGCGGGCGGCGCTCGAACGCGACGTGGAACTCGCGCTCGCGCGCTTCGCCGACGACTTCGACTGCACCCTGCCCGAAATCGGCGGGGACGTGACGGGGGTCGCCGTCGAGGGGGGACGCTCGCCCCTCCTCGACGTGGCGTTCGACGACGTGGAGCCCGTGGACTACGCCGTCTCGGGCGTGACGCTCCTCTCCGGCGTCAACAGCGGCGGCAAGACGTCGACGCTCGACCTGCTGGCGCTGGTGACGATCCTCGCGCACATGGGGTTGCCCGTCCCCGCCGACTCGGCACGGGTCGAACGCGTCTCCGAGCTTCACTACTACGCGAAGAGTCAGGGGACCCTCGACGCAGGGGCGTTCGAGGCGACGCTGCGGGACTTCGCCGACCTCGCCCGCGGCACGGACTCGCGGCTCGTCCTCGTCGACGAACTGGAGAGCATCACGGAACCGGGTGCGAGCGCGAAGATCATCGCCGGCATCCTCGAATCGCTCGACGGCCAGGCGGTGACCGCCGTCTTCGTCTCCCACCTCGCGGGCGAGATTCGGGACGCTGCGGGCATCGACGTGGCTGTCGACGGCATCGAAGCCGTCGGCCTGGTCGACGGCGAACTCCGGGTGAACCGCTCGCCCGTCACGAATCACCTCGCCCGGTCGACGCCCGAACTCATCGTCGAGAAACTGGCGGGCGAGGGGGACGCGGAGTTCTACGGGCGGCTACTGGAGAAGTTCTGA
- a CDS encoding metal ABC transporter permease yields MAPITPTEPVAPFVAVVERILETVLDGWGAGLDLLSALSGVELLASPFMQRAYFAAVCVAFIGPVVGSFLVHREMAMIGDTLAHSAFAGVAAGLFVNAAFAVTVPPLLTALVVAAVAALLVQTLVDYAGTYRDTALAIVLTGSFAVGSVLVTATDGGIAVGIDAYLFGSLATVSRANAAILLASSGVVGLAVTAAYRPLLYVTFDAVGARAAGLDVERYNRLLAVLTAVVVVAAMQIMGVILVAAMLVIPVATATAVTGFKRALVAAVAAGQFATLTGVTLSYLYDVAAGGTVVLVAIAGYLAVAVAVRIRRRVVGRRR; encoded by the coding sequence ATGGCGCCGATTACCCCCACCGAGCCGGTGGCCCCGTTCGTCGCCGTCGTCGAACGGATCCTCGAGACGGTGCTCGACGGCTGGGGCGCCGGGCTGGATCTCCTGTCGGCGTTGAGTGGCGTCGAGCTGCTCGCCTCCCCGTTCATGCAGCGGGCGTACTTCGCGGCCGTCTGTGTCGCGTTCATCGGGCCGGTCGTGGGCAGCTTCCTCGTCCACCGGGAGATGGCGATGATCGGCGATACGCTCGCTCACTCGGCCTTCGCCGGCGTCGCCGCCGGCCTGTTCGTGAACGCCGCGTTCGCGGTGACGGTGCCGCCGCTGTTGACGGCGCTGGTCGTCGCCGCCGTCGCGGCGCTCCTCGTCCAGACGCTCGTCGACTACGCCGGCACGTATCGCGACACCGCGCTCGCCATCGTGCTGACCGGCTCGTTCGCGGTCGGGAGCGTGCTCGTAACGGCGACGGACGGTGGCATCGCCGTCGGCATCGACGCGTACCTCTTCGGATCGCTCGCGACGGTGTCCCGGGCGAACGCCGCGATCCTGCTGGCGTCGAGCGGCGTCGTCGGCCTCGCCGTCACCGCGGCGTATCGCCCGCTCCTCTACGTCACCTTCGACGCCGTGGGCGCCCGGGCGGCGGGTCTCGACGTCGAGCGCTACAACCGGCTGCTCGCCGTGCTGACGGCGGTGGTCGTCGTCGCCGCCATGCAGATCATGGGCGTTATCCTCGTCGCCGCCATGTTGGTGATCCCGGTGGCGACGGCGACGGCGGTCACCGGATTCAAGCGGGCGCTCGTCGCGGCGGTCGCCGCGGGACAGTTCGCGACCCTCACCGGCGTCACGCTCTCGTATCTGTACGACGTGGCCGCCGGCGGCACCGTCGTCCTCGTGGCCATCGCCGGCTACCTCGCCGTGGCTGTCGCCGTCCGGATTCGTCGCCGGGTCGTCGGACGCCGCCGATAG
- a CDS encoding metal ABC transporter ATP-binding protein: MTAIEARDVTFAYGDRPVVEDVTLDVADGAFLGLVGPNGSGKTTLLELLVGLRRPDNGSVTLFGDPAHRFDDGERIGYVPQNVATAADGLPITVEEVVRMGRYPHRWLGRFDGDDRRAVRTALDRVGIGELADRRVGRLSGGQRQRVFIARALAAEADLLALDEPTVGVDAESRAAFYDLLHDLNDGGLTVLLVEHDIGVVTTHATEVACLDRTLFFHGDPDAFVETDALAEAYGDSHGVVHHEH, from the coding sequence GTGACGGCCATCGAAGCCCGCGACGTCACGTTCGCGTACGGCGACCGGCCCGTCGTCGAAGACGTCACGCTCGACGTCGCCGACGGCGCGTTTCTGGGGCTCGTCGGCCCGAACGGGTCCGGGAAGACGACGCTGCTCGAACTCCTGGTCGGCCTCCGGCGCCCCGACAACGGCTCGGTTACGCTGTTTGGCGACCCCGCACACCGTTTCGACGACGGCGAGCGCATCGGCTACGTGCCCCAGAACGTGGCGACCGCGGCCGACGGCCTCCCGATCACCGTCGAGGAGGTCGTCCGGATGGGTCGCTATCCACACCGGTGGCTCGGGCGATTCGACGGCGACGACCGCCGTGCGGTCCGGACGGCGTTGGATCGAGTGGGGATCGGGGAGCTCGCGGACCGGCGCGTCGGGCGTCTCTCCGGCGGCCAGCGTCAGCGCGTCTTCATCGCCCGGGCGCTGGCGGCGGAGGCCGACCTGCTCGCGCTCGACGAACCGACCGTCGGCGTCGACGCCGAGTCCCGGGCGGCGTTCTACGACCTGCTCCACGACCTGAACGACGGCGGCCTCACGGTCCTCCTCGTGGAACACGACATCGGCGTCGTGACGACCCACGCCACCGAGGTGGCCTGTCTCGACCGGACGCTGTTTTTCCACGGCGACCCGGACGCGTTCGTCGAGACCGACGCGCTGGCGGAGGCCTACGGCGACTCGCACGGCGTCGTCCACCACGAGCACTGA
- a CDS encoding metal ABC transporter substrate-binding protein: protein MRLTRRRVATAAATVGIGGIAGCLGGDAGETAGASTDGATARSSFFVFGDLTAQVAGDAATTELLVPVGQHGHGWEPGPRIREDVRGADLFVHGMPGFQPWVDAITRDLAADGAGVTTVDASDGVDLLAVDSGRGHEREETHDGHDDEEPHDHGAGADPHFWMDPLRVMDAVENVRRGLVAVDGGNAAAYAENADALRTRLDGLHDRIASTVAGGSTRTVLVAGHNAHRYLADRYGLDVVSLTDASPDDRPTARDVERARRLVDERGLQYVCADPLESQRAAEQLVAETDAEAVLPLTAMPGLTDEWDADDWGYVDVMERVNLPTLRRVLDA from the coding sequence ATGCGCCTGACCAGACGACGGGTGGCGACGGCGGCGGCGACGGTCGGTATCGGCGGAATCGCGGGGTGTCTCGGCGGCGACGCGGGGGAGACCGCCGGCGCGTCGACCGACGGCGCAACCGCGCGGTCGTCGTTTTTCGTCTTCGGCGACCTCACCGCGCAGGTCGCCGGGGACGCCGCGACTACTGAGTTGCTCGTGCCGGTCGGTCAGCACGGTCACGGGTGGGAGCCCGGACCGCGGATCCGGGAGGACGTTCGCGGAGCGGACCTGTTCGTCCACGGGATGCCGGGGTTCCAGCCGTGGGTGGACGCCATCACGCGCGACCTAGCGGCCGACGGAGCGGGCGTAACCACGGTCGACGCGAGCGACGGGGTCGACCTCCTCGCCGTCGACTCGGGGCGTGGGCACGAGCGCGAGGAAACGCACGACGGCCACGACGACGAGGAACCGCACGACCACGGCGCTGGGGCCGACCCACACTTCTGGATGGACCCGCTTCGCGTAATGGACGCGGTGGAGAACGTGCGACGGGGACTGGTCGCCGTCGACGGGGGGAACGCGGCCGCGTACGCCGAGAACGCCGACGCCCTGCGGACCCGACTCGACGGCCTCCACGACCGGATCGCGTCGACGGTAGCGGGAGGGTCGACCCGGACGGTCCTGGTCGCCGGTCACAACGCCCACCGGTATCTGGCGGACCGCTACGGTCTCGACGTCGTCTCGTTGACCGACGCCTCGCCCGACGACCGGCCGACGGCACGCGACGTCGAGCGGGCGCGACGGCTCGTCGACGAGCGTGGCCTGCAGTACGTCTGTGCGGACCCGCTGGAGTCCCAGCGGGCCGCCGAGCAGCTGGTCGCGGAAACCGACGCCGAGGCGGTGCTTCCGCTGACGGCCATGCCCGGCCTGACCGACGAGTGGGACGCAGACGACTGGGGGTACGTCGACGTGATGGAGCGGGTGAACCTCCCGACGCTGAGGCGGGTGTTGGACGCGTGA